From Streptomyces sp. HUAS MG91, the proteins below share one genomic window:
- a CDS encoding cupin domain-containing protein, whose product MTTTARATVQHEDDRVRVTRWDFEDGQSTGRHVHAYDYVVVPVTDGRTEVIGADGTVIPSPMKAGESYARTAGTEHEVVNVGGAPHSFVEIELKKP is encoded by the coding sequence ATGACCACCACCGCCCGCGCGACCGTGCAGCACGAGGACGACCGCGTTCGCGTCACCCGCTGGGACTTCGAGGACGGCCAGAGCACCGGCCGGCACGTCCACGCGTACGACTACGTCGTCGTGCCCGTCACCGACGGCCGGACCGAGGTGATCGGCGCCGACGGCACGGTCATCCCGTCCCCGATGAAGGCCGGTGAGTCCTACGCCCGCACGGCCGGGACCGAGCACGAGGTCGTCAATGTCGGCGGCGCCCCGCACTCCTTCGTCGAGATCGAGCTGAAGAAGCCGTAG
- a CDS encoding GNAT family N-acetyltransferase: MTRVPPSVAARTATPADADAIVSTLTSAFFHDPLWGPVFPDERRRAEQAAVMWRHYVTSALRYPWTLVTPGAEAAALWIPPGGTELTPEEQAALPDLLIRAAGEDAARNILAIYERLDAAHPDEPCYFLTLLGVHDDHRGKGLGMGLLAESLARIDALGAPAYLESSNPVNIDRYRGAGFVPRDTITMADGHVVTTMWRPARPAGDL; encoded by the coding sequence ATGACTCGCGTTCCTCCGTCCGTCGCCGCCCGCACCGCCACCCCGGCGGACGCCGACGCCATCGTCTCCACCTTGACCAGCGCCTTCTTCCACGACCCGCTGTGGGGCCCGGTCTTCCCCGACGAGCGGCGGCGCGCCGAGCAGGCCGCGGTCATGTGGCGCCACTACGTCACCTCCGCGCTGCGCTACCCCTGGACCCTGGTGACACCGGGCGCGGAGGCCGCGGCCCTCTGGATCCCGCCGGGCGGCACCGAGCTCACCCCCGAAGAACAGGCCGCCCTGCCGGACCTGCTGATCCGCGCCGCCGGCGAGGACGCCGCCCGGAACATCCTGGCGATCTACGAGCGGCTGGACGCCGCCCACCCCGACGAGCCCTGCTACTTCCTCACACTGCTCGGGGTCCACGACGACCACCGCGGCAAGGGTCTGGGCATGGGCCTGCTCGCCGAGAGCCTGGCCCGCATCGACGCGCTCGGCGCGCCCGCCTATCTCGAATCGTCCAACCCCGTGAACATCGACCGCTACCGCGGCGCCGGCTTCGTCCCGCGCGACACGATCACCATGGCCGACGGCCACGTCGTCACCACCATGTGGCGACCGGCCCGCCCGGCCGGCGACCTATAG
- a CDS encoding class I SAM-dependent methyltransferase has product MSRWQELTGGTSGSEYAARFEALARSGKDLHGEASFCAALVPAGSRVLDAGCGTGRVMIRLAELGYDCVGIDLDASMLDVARAQAPGLPWFRTDLAAFDPALLGVAADFDLVVAAGNVMPLLTPGTESAVVERLAAALRPGGLLVAGFGLDAAHLPVPPGLTLPEYDASCAAAGLDLVDRFATWDAAPYDGGGYAVSVHRATS; this is encoded by the coding sequence ATGAGTCGTTGGCAGGAACTGACCGGTGGGACCTCCGGCAGCGAGTACGCCGCACGCTTCGAGGCGCTGGCCCGCAGCGGCAAGGACTTGCACGGCGAGGCCTCGTTCTGCGCGGCCCTGGTGCCCGCCGGGTCCCGCGTGCTGGACGCCGGCTGCGGCACCGGGCGGGTCATGATCCGACTCGCCGAACTCGGCTACGACTGCGTGGGCATCGACCTCGACGCGTCGATGCTGGACGTGGCGCGGGCACAGGCCCCCGGACTGCCCTGGTTCCGGACCGACCTCGCCGCGTTCGACCCGGCCCTGCTCGGTGTCGCCGCGGACTTCGACCTCGTGGTCGCCGCCGGCAACGTCATGCCGCTGCTCACCCCCGGCACGGAGTCCGCGGTGGTCGAACGCCTCGCCGCCGCCCTGCGCCCGGGCGGCCTCCTCGTCGCGGGCTTCGGCCTCGACGCGGCCCATCTGCCCGTGCCGCCCGGCCTCACGCTGCCGGAGTACGACGCCAGCTGCGCCGCCGCCGGCCTCGACCTCGTCGACCGCTTCGCCACCTGGGACGCGGCCCCCTACGACGGCGGTGGCTACGCCGTCAGCGTCCACCGCGCCACGAGCTGA
- a CDS encoding ATP-binding protein — MTLLPPGAPAPSSALETTAPRREYWFGLPALRTSARSARDTVRDRLRAWKVPGDTCCDAVLLVSELTTNAVLHTDSGHVVCGLTLTGDERLLRIELHDGGRVPVAAPGRHADPGEESGRGLFLVQQIADRWGSARSTRAEGKVVWAELTSCP, encoded by the coding sequence GTGACTCTGCTCCCGCCCGGCGCACCGGCCCCGTCCTCCGCCTTAGAGACGACCGCGCCGCGCCGGGAGTACTGGTTCGGCCTGCCCGCGCTGCGCACCAGCGCGAGATCCGCCCGGGACACCGTGCGCGACCGGCTGCGCGCGTGGAAGGTGCCGGGGGACACCTGTTGCGACGCGGTGCTGCTCGTCTCCGAGCTGACGACGAACGCGGTGCTGCACACCGACAGTGGACACGTCGTCTGCGGCCTCACCCTGACGGGCGACGAGCGGCTGCTGCGGATCGAGCTGCACGACGGCGGCCGGGTCCCGGTCGCCGCGCCGGGGCGGCACGCGGACCCGGGCGAGGAGAGCGGACGGGGCCTGTTCCTCGTGCAGCAGATCGCGGACCGCTGGGGCTCCGCGCGCTCGACACGGGCCGAAGGCAAGGTCGTCTGGGCGGAGTTGACGTCCTGCCCCTGA